The Fusarium fujikuroi IMI 58289 draft genome, chromosome FFUJ_chr01 sequence CTTTGAGAAGACCCTCAGCTCCACGAATAGAGATTCCAAGTCCTGGATTCTGCCAAGTGAGCATCACAGCAGGTATCGCCGTTGGACTAACGAGAACAACATATACTCTATGGCCTGCTATATCAACGCATTTGAGAGTGGCGTCTTGGACTGTCAAGCGTTTGTCTCCGCGGTTCTCGTGGGTGATATGATGAAGAGTATATGGCCATACCGCAGGGTTAAGATAAACCAACGCAGCCTTATCTGTGTGGCCAAGACGCCTTGCGATCTCATGCCCAAGCTAAAGCCAGTGAGCGTTATTAGTACATTATTTATTCTCAAATCTATGTGGACTTACTTGAGCAGAATAGTGCGTGGGCATGAAGCGGGGATATATGTgaaccagcttcttcagaggAGCAGGGTCGCCTTCTCGAATGGCCCTCGCCACGTCCCATCCTGGAAGATTAGTGATGACACTGTAGGGagtttgaggaggaggagcatgTCCAAATTCGGACTGGGTCTTTAGTACGGGCATGATATACAAGTGAAATGGTCAGGTCCAGAACAGTGAGTAGTCGAGAAACACCATCGTGTCCTAATTGACCACCAGGTCTTTATATACCTGCTGCATCGCAGACTAGTGCACCAATCCTTCGAATCTTGATGGATTTAGTTGCACTAGTTAGACCAAAGCGACCTTAACAGTAAAGCCCCCAGGTTGGGCTAGTGCCACTTTACTCTCAGGGCGTTGGTTCGACATCGAGACCATGGCCTAGAATCAGATATAACTTGGAGGTTGACAGCCTTGGCGCTGATACTATGCGTATCGCCAATCATGGATACTATCATATGATGGACTATAAGCCACGAGCTACAGTGGCGGCTACTAGTGGGAACGAGGTTACGCGACTCCGTACTGCCGCGGAGGTAGCTGAGGCTCATGGACTCAAATTCTTTGCGTCACGATGCTGTCGATGAAATGGAAGTCGAAGAGATTGCAAAGAGGATTGGTGAAAGCAGCTGACCTATTAAGATTATCAAgaccatcctcaacatctgaCAGAAAtcgacaacaccaagactgtTGATGGAGTCATTCGTCGGTCGGGAAATGTAATGGCCAATACTGCTCTTTCTGTATGCTTTTCAGCTTTGCTGAACTCACTAACTGCATTACTCAATCAACTTTCTAAACTAGCCAATTGACCTATCGCGTCCACCTCTTCAGCTGAGGAACTCATATTACACAAAAGGGAACCAAACCAAGCCTTGCACAACCCCCTCCACCCCATCAAGACTAAGACTGTATCTCAAGCACCGCTACAAAAATGCACGCAACAATGCCCACCAAGGCTAAGACTCCTTGTCCCTACCAGATGCCTCTCTCTTTACCCTCAAACCCAAAGTTCGCAGCTACGCCTACGAACAGAGCTCCGCAGAGAATACTTGGACCCCAACGGTCGTAGAACCCAATGGCCTTACGTTCTCGAATGCCTTTACTTCGGTGAAGATAGGTAAACACGGAGTAGGCGAGGCTTGCGATAGCCAATAATGTAAAGAGGCCGGAAATCCAGAAGTGGGTAGGTGTGGGATGGCTACCGAAGTTGAGTAGCGTGACAGCAATTGTGCCGATGTAGATAGAAAACTCGAGCTATCAAACGAAGCGTATTAGTAAATGAACACCTACTTGACATCAAAGCACTTACCCATCCCAAGAATGTTCTTTCAGCCGCAAAATAGACCTTGGGCTCCACGCGTACAGGCACGTAGATCTTCTTGCCAGGGGGCGCCTTAAACTTCTTAGTCTGGATAGGATCGTGCCCAAACAAGGCTTGCAGCCGGTCACTGCGCTCAACCTGCGTGCTTCTAGGCGCAGGAATAGCAAGCTTGAGCGCAGAAATCGCGTGTTTTCCAAAATGTTGTCTGATATGTCGAGTCTTGGCAGAAAGCAATGTCGAGTAGTAGCGCCATCCTCCACTTCTCTTGGCTTGCGCCAGCTCGTATCTTTCATCATACTCATCATCCGAGTTGTAAATCGCATAGTCTTCATCGGCCGCGGGAAGGTCTGTCATCTGGCCCTCCATGTCAATAGGGGGGATCTCACGGAGACCACGAGCGCCCTGTGCGCTCGACTCGCCGTTAGTGCCGTTGCGGCCAGAAGCCTGCAActcctcgtcatccgagtcaagctcttcgtcgtcatcagaTGTATTGGTGGTACCTGACAACCCGGGTCGTCGAATGCCAAAGTCATGAGTAACGGGTTTGCGGATGTCTACGTCCATCTGAGGCATCCAGAAAGGCAGGAGGTTGATTCTATCAGGAAACAACGTCGCCGTACCGTGGATGAACTTCGAGAACTTGGGCACGGCCTCCACCAGGTGAGACGAGATAAGCTGGCGAACCCACTCAGGTGGTTTCTGGCCGGACTGCGTCTGGAGCTTGACCTCCAGAACGGCATAAGGGAACCGCTCAATGTCTTCGGCAGGCAATTGCGAAAAGGGGTAGTCAACACCGATATCCATACGGCGCCAGTTGTCTCCTGAGCGGACACGGCCATCAAGATTGTCTTCTCGCACCATTGTGAGCTCCGTATCCAGCGAAATTCGGACACGGGCATCGGCTGGGAGCTGGAACGCAGTGCGGTTATAGAAAGATCGGCAAACGGGCTTGTAGCCCTTTTTAAGAACCGAATATTGGACCTCAGAGGCCAGTCGCTCGTCCTCAGCAATGGCCTTCTCAGACTTCTTGCCCTCTTTGCGTGCCTTCTCAAAGATGGCGGCTGGCAGGAGTTCTCCCTTCATGTACGCGTTGACGTTTTTCTCTTTCATGGCAAATCGAGCCTTGACAGACTTCTCGCCGGTCCAATCTTCACGGTGGGTCTTGCGCTCGACGAAGATCGTCTCTGTCTTCATGCCTCCATACCATCGAAGTCGAATCGCCTCGGCGCCTTCAGTTTTCTTCAGTCGACCTTCATACAGGTCCCAGGTGTCGGGATTGTCGTAGTATATCGATGTGATTGCTGAGTCTTCCGGGTCAAAGTCTTTGTTAGCATTGAAGACGAGAACAGGCAAGTGCTTCAGGATAATAAGCTTCAGTTCCGTGACGTTGTCAGGGTGCACCCAGTATTTAGTCGTTTGTCGGATGAAGTTGGCCTGGCCTCCACCCGCAGCACTGTCGCCCTTGACGGGATTTCCGCGAGTTCGGACGAGGTCGTAGAGCTTCGACAGCTTGATGACAGCGGCGTCGTAGTTTTCCTTGTAAAAGGGCTTGGCTTTGAGTCGGCTATCGAAAACGGGCTTCAGGTGCCATCCGGTCGTTTTCTGGAACTTTCGTTAGGCAACGGCTACGTTATTTCCAATGGGTTGAGTCTTACATCGTGCTTCTTAATGATCTTGTAAAACCCGGTGTAGTTGAGCTGCACAAACTTGGCAAGGTCGTGGACATCGGCTATAATGTCGCTGAGGTCCTCTTCGAGAAGCATAAACTCTTCCTCGCTGGGGCCATTCTCGCCAAGTCCACGCTCATTCAGGCGATTAACCACATCCTTGACTTCGCGTTCGCTCACAGCAATTCGACGGGCAATCTCCAtagccttgaccttctgCTTGGTGTGAACCTTTTCGAGCTCTAACTCGAGCCTTTCGACGAAGCGCGTCTCGTCATCCTCAGTCCATTCTGGGCCCTTGCCTGCCTTCAAAGGGCCTGTAGGTCCCTTGAGCTCATTTTTCAAACCTTCGTAATCGATGTAGTACCACTGATACTCCTGGATAACGCTGGAGCGTAACTGCTCTCCGAACTTCATGACGACGACGCCGGGTCGGACAGAGAGATTTTTGCCGTCGCGGGTACTGAGCCAGGTTCTGGAACGTGTCTTGAGGTCTTGAACGATCAGCATGTGCGCATTGAAGAGGCTGGATACAACATCCAAGGAATTGGGCTCGAATAGCCAAggctgattgatgatgatggatggaagagatATGGAACGTTTGACCACGGTGCAGCCGAGGAAGTCAATCGACGAATGCTGATGATACAAACCTTTTGCGGGCTTACCTGGTGACGATAataagagaagaggagggcgAGAGAGACAATGTTTTTGGTGTCGCCGAAAGTTACGAGATGACCGAGGCGTAACAAAACAGGTCAGGGCTTCCGAGCCGGCAGGTCAGGTACGGACGAACTATTTTAACGAATATGCAAGGTAACCGTAGCACTGTAAGTCGATTCCAGGTACGAGAAAAGTTCCAGGTTTCCTTGCCTTGACCTGATGTGAACTCTTTCGTCGCT is a genomic window containing:
- a CDS encoding related to polyphosphate synthetase yields the protein MLIVQDLKTRSRTWLSTRDGKNLSVRPGVVVMKFGEQLRSSVIQEYQWYYIDYEGLKNELKGPTGPLKAGKGPEWTEDDETRFVERLELELEKVHTKQKVKAMEIARRIAVSEREVKDVVNRLNERGLGENGPSEEEFMLLEEDLSDIIADVHDLAKFVQLNYTGFYKIIKKHDKTTGWHLKPVFDSRLKAKPFYKENYDAAVIKLSKLYDLVRTRGNPVKGDSAAGGGQANFIRQTTKYWVHPDNVTELKLIILKHLPVLVFNANKDFDPEDSAITSIYYDNPDTWDLYEGRLKKTEGAEAIRLRWYGGMKTETIFVERKTHREDWTGEKSVKARFAMKEKNVNAYMKGELLPAAIFEKARKEGKKSEKAIAEDERLASEVQYSVLKKGYKPVCRSFYNRTAFQLPADARVRISLDTELTMVREDNLDGRVRSGDNWRRMDIGVDYPFSQLPAEDIERFPYAVLEVKLQTQSGQKPPEWVRQLISSHLVEAVPKFSKFIHGTATLFPDRINLLPFWMPQMDVDIRKPVTHDFGIRRPGLSGTTNTSDDDEELDSDDEELQASGRNGTNGESSAQGARGLREIPPIDMEGQMTDLPAADEDYAIYNSDDEYDERYELAQAKRSGGWRYYSTLLSAKTRHIRQHFGKHAISALKLAIPAPRSTQVERSDRLQALFGHDPIQTKKFKAPPGKKIYVPVRVEPKVYFAAERTFLGWLEFSIYIGTIAVTLLNFGSHPTPTHFWISGLFTLLAIASLAYSVFTYLHRSKGIRERKAIGFYDRWGPSILCGALFVGVAANFGFEGKERGIW